One Rhizophagus irregularis chromosome 5, complete sequence DNA window includes the following coding sequences:
- a CDS encoding uncharacterized protein (SECRETED:cutsite_GKL-NK; SECRETED:prob_0.4352); SECRETED:SignalP(1-22), translating into MFILFSLFFLFFFIYYFKSGKLNKVPVKNICNVCLKPSKNKCTNCNQIYYCSKKCQKKDWKEHRKVCGTVGTELIIPTSSSSSEMREFISDLISDDVVENFNVPDFEQEYAIKYPHEKMHIQFLNSAQSSIEYLQLIGRFIDHDPDEPDPKYIMNRWNEFSEVLINFLTTPRKIGDIFTGKMKSQYLGGKDVAAQSFSSMSKLSLTYDQGKVHIAVGFVDLDLLLQAEITQNMNFIEQPNKFIGYEGSVYAVAKTNVIKEMMVKKVPIRSIIEVWFSSVWTMETLKYFEKAVKSVLQFGDAPNDGPPNPTKKELHPKVRSLISHWNKSIRSPKSHQEAHKLWTKTFISEDNVFFIVANLVEPRDRVQVARHILTGEFPLMDDQPPKNLIASITMFNCNNGILPHSSNEFMLQMMPMDTILSKNQRKEISFLNAIYNFLENAIIKVCNWLSPLEGQAGKIEIYLHFQPVTNDNSALLVSIRQLDPWIMSWSNICDYFYVHDFHKMLRACSGNDTIHIMTSIDWFKEVFGAHIMEYDGRVRHGMLIDAQKKISMAEKVVDPSGYFQYTNVISHPYNIGDISAMMMVKENWQNYFFKDQDLNIGDFSFIPYAHTHKTHTLLNICYTYNKKD; encoded by the coding sequence ATGTTCATTTTGTTTTcacttttcttcctttttttctttatatactattttaaaagTGGAAAACTTAATAAAGTTCCTgtgaaaaatatatgtaaCGTATGCTTGAAACCTTCCAAGAACAAATGTACAAATtgtaatcaaatatattattgttcTAAAAAATGTCAGAAAAAAGACTGGAAAGAGCATAGAAAGGTGTGTGGAACAGTTGGAACCGAGCTCATCATACCAACAAGTTCATCTTCATCTGAAATGCGTGAATTTATATCGGATTTGATCTCTGATGATGTTGTAGAAAATTTCAATGTACCTGATTTTGAACAAGAATATGCCATTAAATATCCACATGAAAAGATGCATATTCAATTCCTTAATTCTGCTCAATCATCAATAGAATATCTTCAACTTATCGGAAGATTCATAGACCATGATCCTGACGAACCTGACCcgaaatatattatgaatagATGGAATGAATTTTCTGAAGTTCTCATAAATTTTCTCACAACTCCAAGAAAAATTGGTGATATTTTTACCGGAAAAATGAAATCTCAATATCTAGGGGGTAAAGATGTGGCCGCTCAAAGCTTTAGTAGCATGTCAAAGCTAAGTTTAACATATGACCAAGGCAAGGTTCATATTGCTGTCGGTTTTGTAGATTTGGATTTACTTTTACAAGCTGAAATTACTCagaatatgaattttattgaaCAACCAAATAAATTCATTGGGTATGAAGGATCTGTTTATGCGGTAGCAAAAACTAATGTGATTAAAGAAATGATGGTGAAAAAAGTTCCAATTCGATCAATAATAGAAGTGTGGTTCTCTTCTGTATGGACAATGGAGACTTTAAAATACTTTGAGAAGGCCGTCAAAAGTGTCTTACAATTCGGAGATGCACCTAATGATGGTCCACCTAACCCAACAAAAAAGGAGCTTCATCCAAAAGTCAGATCTCTAATCTCTCATTGGAATAAGTCTATCAGATCACCAAAATCTCACCAAGAAGCGCATAAACTCTGGacaaaaacttttatttcagaagataatgtattttttattgttgcTAATCTTGTTGAGCCACGAGATCGTGTACAAGTTGCACGTCATATTCTTACTGGTGAGTTCCCCCTTATGGATGATCAACCACCAAAAAATCTAATCGCAAGCATTACAATGTTCAATTGTAATAACGGAATTTTACCACATTCTTCAAATGAATTCATGCTCCAAATGATGCCAATGGACACCATTTTATCTAAGAATCAACGTAAAGAAATCAGCTTTTTGAATGCAATTTACAACTTCCTTGAAAATGCGATTATAAAAGTTTGCAATTGGTTATCACCACTTGAGGGACAAGCTGGAAAGATTGAAATTTATCTACATTTTCAACCTGTTACCAATGATAATTCTGCATTGCTTGTCTCCATTCGTCAATTAGATCCATGGATAATGTCTTGGAGTAATATTTGCGATTACTTTTATGTGCACGATTTTCATAAGATGCTTCGCGCCTGTTCAGGAAATGATACAATTCACATAATGACATCGATCGATTGGTTTAAGGAGGTATTTGGTGCGCATATCATGGAATATGATGGTAGGGTTCGTCACGGGATGTTGATTGATGCACAAAAGAAGATTTCGATGGCTGAAAAGGTTGTAGACCCATCTGGATATTTCCAATATACCAATGTTATATCACATCCGTATAATATTGGTGATATATCAGCGATGATGATGGTGAAGGAGAATtggcaaaattattttttcaaagatCAGGACTTAAATATTGGTGATTTTTCATTCATACCATATGCTCATACACATAAAACACATACTCTCTTGAATATTtgttatacatataataagaaagattaa